Proteins encoded together in one Prunus dulcis chromosome 3, ALMONDv2, whole genome shotgun sequence window:
- the LOC117622432 gene encoding stress-induced protein KIN2-like, protein MADNSQKMSYHAGEAKGQAQEKASGMMDMANNAAQSTKETMQDAGQNVQAKAQGAADAVKNATGMNK, encoded by the exons atggCTGACAACTCTCAGAAGATGAGCTACCACGCTGGAGAGGCCAAGGGCCAAGCTCAG GAGAAGGCCAGTGGGATGATGGATATGGCTAACAATGCAGCCCAATCTACCAAGGAGACAATGCAAGATGCTGGTCAGAATGTGCAGGCCAAGGCTCAGGGAGCTGCTGATGCAGTCAAGAATGCCACTGGCATGAACAAATGA